In one Candidatus Ozemobacteraceae bacterium genomic region, the following are encoded:
- the coaE gene encoding dephospho-CoA kinase (Dephospho-CoA kinase (CoaE) performs the final step in coenzyme A biosynthesis.), translating into MHDPRFPVWGITGPIGAGKTTLAEILARSGAMNLEVDRIGHALLGRKEVQERLIRAFGDTIVTDAGIDRRRLGELAFASSEATARLNRIMHPAMIDDVERILRDERERGTPLVLLNAALLYTMGLDRLCRVVLYVRAADAIRLDRIVSTRGLPVESARARLLAQDREPVDDGRVIFCDNETSVSDLECWVKARLGPLLPEKMKSSMEKTV; encoded by the coding sequence ATGCATGATCCGCGGTTTCCCGTCTGGGGCATCACCGGCCCGATCGGAGCCGGCAAGACGACGCTGGCGGAGATCCTCGCCCGGTCGGGCGCGATGAATCTCGAAGTCGATCGGATCGGGCACGCGCTTCTCGGACGCAAAGAGGTGCAGGAACGTCTCATCCGGGCGTTCGGCGACACGATCGTGACCGATGCCGGAATCGATCGGCGGCGGCTGGGCGAGCTGGCGTTCGCATCATCCGAAGCGACGGCCCGATTGAACCGAATCATGCACCCGGCCATGATCGATGACGTGGAGCGGATTCTCCGCGACGAGCGCGAACGGGGAACGCCGCTCGTTCTGTTGAACGCCGCTCTCCTGTACACCATGGGACTCGATCGGCTCTGCAGAGTCGTCCTCTACGTTCGCGCGGCCGACGCCATCCGCCTCGACCGGATCGTGTCGACCCGCGGACTGCCCGTCGAGTCGGCCCGGGCACGCCTCCTTGCGCAGGACCGCGAGCCTGTGGATGACGGGCGCGTGATTTTCTGCGACAATGAAACGTCCGTCAGCGATCTCGAATGCTGGGTGAAAGCCCGTCTGGGGCCGTTGCTTCCCGAGAAAATGAAGAGTTCCATGGAGAAGACCGTATGA